The following coding sequences lie in one Veillonellaceae bacterium genomic window:
- a CDS encoding cobyrinate a,c-diamide synthase, translating into MQAIKLPRIVIAGTSSGVGKTTIVTGLLGALKQSGRNVQSYKVGPDYIDPGYHFLASGKPSHNLDTWLIPEEKLTAIFTQTAKNSDLALIEGVMGLYDGGRKGISSTASIAKLLKAPVVLVIDAKSMGESAAAIALGYKMYDSNINLAGVILNRLGSLAHRDMICQAMDKLGIEVLGCIFRNDALSMPERHLGLTPITENCATNTVNAMTEQIGAQVNLARIVEISENTDPIVYSSKSRPVTIAKTVRIGVAQDEAFSFYYPESLETLESLGAELVPFSPLNDTVLPNVDGLILGGGFPEMFVKQLTQNNQMRSAILEASKCDMPIYAECGGLMYLTRQVIDFDGNVYDMVGAIPAICTMESKLQTVGYIEASPLKTNVLANPGNVLRGHEFHFSRMIPDCPDSFPWAFEIKKMRTGAIYNAGYSDNNLLASYLHIHFAGNLDAAAQFIRQCQQYRKTHK; encoded by the coding sequence ATGCAAGCAATTAAACTGCCGCGTATTGTAATTGCCGGCACTTCGAGCGGGGTTGGCAAAACTACAATAGTTACCGGACTATTGGGTGCGCTTAAGCAAAGTGGCCGTAATGTCCAGTCTTATAAAGTCGGACCGGACTATATTGACCCGGGTTATCATTTTCTCGCCAGCGGCAAACCCTCTCACAATTTGGACACTTGGCTGATACCTGAAGAAAAACTGACTGCAATTTTCACTCAAACAGCGAAGAACAGTGACTTAGCCCTAATTGAGGGCGTAATGGGCCTCTACGATGGCGGCCGAAAAGGTATTAGCAGTACGGCGTCAATTGCTAAATTATTAAAAGCTCCAGTAGTACTGGTTATTGATGCTAAGTCAATGGGAGAAAGTGCTGCTGCCATTGCTTTAGGCTATAAGATGTATGATTCTAATATAAATCTAGCTGGTGTCATTCTAAATCGACTAGGCTCACTTGCCCATCGCGATATGATCTGCCAAGCCATGGACAAATTAGGTATTGAAGTATTGGGCTGTATTTTCCGTAACGATGCTTTGTCTATGCCTGAGCGTCATCTAGGTTTGACACCGATTACTGAAAACTGTGCGACTAATACTGTAAATGCCATGACAGAGCAAATAGGCGCTCAGGTTAATCTCGCTCGCATTGTTGAAATTTCCGAAAATACAGATCCAATTGTATATTCGTCTAAAAGCAGGCCTGTAACCATTGCGAAAACTGTTCGTATTGGTGTAGCCCAAGATGAGGCTTTTTCCTTCTACTATCCAGAAAGTCTCGAGACTTTAGAATCCTTAGGAGCAGAATTAGTGCCATTTAGCCCTCTAAATGATACTGTTCTGCCTAATGTTGATGGTCTTATCCTTGGCGGCGGCTTTCCAGAAATGTTTGTTAAGCAATTAACACAAAATAACCAGATGCGTTCTGCAATCTTAGAAGCCAGTAAATGTGATATGCCTATTTATGCTGAATGCGGCGGACTGATGTATTTAACTCGGCAAGTTATTGATTTTGACGGAAATGTTTACGACATGGTCGGTGCTATACCGGCAATATGCACTATGGAATCAAAACTTCAGACAGTTGGTTATATCGAAGCAAGCCCATTGAAAACAAATGTCCTTGCTAATCCGGGAAATGTCTTGAGAGGACATGAGTTCCATTTTTCCCGCATGATTCCAGATTGTCCTGACAGTTTTCCATGGGCTTTTGAAATTAAAAAAATGAGAACTGGCGCAATTTATAATGCTGGATACAGTGATAATAACCTTCTAGCTTCTTATTTACATATACATTTTGCTGGAAATTTAGATGCAGCTGCTCAGTTCATAAGACAATGTCAGCAATATCGAAAGACTCATAAATGA
- the cobM gene encoding precorrin-4 C(11)-methyltransferase has product MQVYFIGAGPGDPELITVKGQRLLNEADVIIYAGSLVNPALLSLAKPGTAIYNSATMTLDEVIDVMEQAVKADKKVARLHTGDPSIYGAIQEQMDILSQKNISFEVVPGVSSFLATAAALKREYTLPEVSQTVIITRLEGRTPVPPKEKLKTLASHEATMCIFLSVHMLENVITELIEGGYPDDTPVAIVQKASWPEQKIFQGTLKTISAIIQDAGIDRTAMIVVGRCLDTEYALSRLYAPEFTHMYRDAKA; this is encoded by the coding sequence GTGCAAGTTTACTTTATTGGAGCGGGTCCAGGAGACCCTGAACTTATCACTGTGAAGGGACAGCGATTACTTAATGAGGCCGATGTAATAATATATGCCGGTTCTCTCGTAAATCCAGCTTTATTATCGCTAGCAAAACCCGGAACTGCAATTTACAATAGTGCAACAATGACATTAGACGAAGTTATAGATGTAATGGAGCAAGCAGTTAAAGCTGATAAAAAAGTCGCTCGTTTACATACTGGCGATCCAAGTATTTACGGCGCTATTCAAGAACAAATGGATATCCTAAGTCAGAAAAACATTTCCTTTGAGGTAGTTCCAGGTGTTAGTTCGTTCTTGGCTACCGCTGCAGCTTTAAAGCGTGAATATACTTTGCCAGAAGTATCACAAACAGTTATTATCACACGTTTGGAAGGCCGTACACCGGTTCCCCCAAAAGAGAAATTGAAAACTTTAGCTAGTCATGAAGCAACTATGTGCATTTTCTTGAGCGTACATATGCTTGAAAATGTTATAACCGAACTAATTGAGGGAGGTTATCCGGACGACACACCAGTTGCAATTGTTCAAAAAGCCTCCTGGCCCGAGCAAAAAATCTTCCAAGGAACATTAAAAACAATTTCAGCAATTATACAAGATGCGGGGATAGACAGGACAGCTATGATAGTTGTCGGACGCTGCTTAGACACTGAGTATGCCTTATCCCGTCTATACGCTCCTGAATTTACGCATATGTATCGAGATGCTAAGGCATGA
- a CDS encoding LUD domain-containing protein, with amino-acid sequence MKKVCENWKQSFPAGKFGEQYFSEFEARGKAASAEIFRVKTAAEGKQIIAELAETTGAKKIVAVDGPLQDASGIIDELKNMGLEVYTSTTDIAEHVDTADIGISAVEFGIAETGSVCMDGYAIEHRLVSMLPPLHIVFMNSSYIVPGVNEALEVLSKVFNRGYISFITGPSRTADIERVLSIGVHGPCRFVIIAVDEEIN; translated from the coding sequence TTGAAAAAAGTCTGTGAAAACTGGAAACAGAGTTTCCCGGCCGGCAAATTTGGCGAACAGTATTTTTCTGAATTTGAAGCAAGAGGCAAAGCCGCTTCAGCCGAAATTTTTCGTGTTAAAACTGCTGCCGAAGGTAAACAAATTATTGCTGAGCTCGCCGAAACAACTGGCGCGAAAAAAATAGTGGCTGTCGATGGTCCGCTGCAGGATGCTTCAGGAATTATTGATGAACTTAAAAATATGGGTCTTGAAGTATACACTTCTACTACTGATATTGCAGAACATGTCGACACAGCTGATATAGGTATATCAGCTGTAGAATTTGGAATAGCCGAAACCGGCAGCGTCTGTATGGATGGATATGCTATTGAGCATCGTTTAGTTTCCATGCTTCCCCCATTACATATTGTATTTATGAATAGCAGTTATATTGTACCGGGGGTTAATGAAGCCTTAGAGGTACTTTCAAAGGTATTTAACCGGGGTTATATCAGCTTTATTACTGGGCCAAGCCGTACAGCTGATATAGAACGTGTGCTTTCAATTGGGGTACATGGCCCTTGCCGATTTGTTATTATTGCCGTTGACGAAGAGATTAACTGA
- the cbiE gene encoding precorrin-6y C5,15-methyltransferase (decarboxylating) subunit CbiE — translation MEHIISIVGIGPGSPEYMLPIARRTIEKARVLVGSKRALETYSNVDTVTKIIDRDICSVIDFIKKQLVSNDVVVMVSGDPGFYSMLGALRETFPTEQLIVIPGLSSAQLAFARIAELWQDAVLTSMHGRDQDAEILKYVPKKKLGILTDSINNPQKIAQKLIALGWPEQTRVWLCENLSYESEKIVPTKLKETVTIEGFAHCVMVVKA, via the coding sequence ATGGAGCATATAATATCAATAGTGGGAATTGGACCTGGTTCGCCCGAATACATGCTGCCCATAGCTCGCCGCACAATAGAAAAAGCTCGTGTACTAGTCGGCAGCAAACGAGCTTTGGAAACATATTCAAATGTTGACACTGTAACTAAAATAATTGATAGAGATATATGCAGTGTTATCGACTTTATAAAAAAGCAACTAGTATCGAACGATGTCGTGGTTATGGTATCAGGAGACCCCGGGTTTTACAGTATGCTTGGGGCCTTGCGGGAAACCTTTCCAACTGAACAATTGATAGTTATCCCTGGATTAAGTTCTGCTCAACTAGCTTTCGCCCGAATTGCAGAACTTTGGCAAGATGCAGTATTAACCAGTATGCATGGCCGAGATCAAGATGCTGAAATTTTAAAATACGTACCCAAGAAAAAACTAGGCATTTTAACTGATAGCATAAACAATCCGCAAAAAATAGCCCAAAAACTTATCGCACTTGGCTGGCCAGAGCAAACTAGGGTTTGGCTATGTGAAAATCTATCATATGAAAGTGAAAAGATTGTACCAACAAAACTCAAAGAGACAGTTACGATTGAAGGCTTTGCACATTGCGTGATGGTGGTGAAGGCATGA
- the cbiD gene encoding cobalamin biosynthesis protein CbiD, with product MLKKLRSGITTGTCAAAATKAALFAWRGESRDEVEVTTPQGIVLSVKVASSVGYSNGGQASVIKDAGDDPDITNGLEITVSVEVVTNQAIIIKAGTGVGIVTKPGLSVPVGQPAINPGPQKMIIQAVRDVLNDNLGAIVTVSIPDGETLAKRTLNPILGVVGGISIIGTTGIVEPMSEDAFKNSLTPQISVVKAAGFDDIIFVPGKIGHDIAVKYKLPKEQIVQTSNFIGHMLESAAHFKIKRVLLFGHLGKLVKVAAGIFHTHNRVADGRLETLAAYMAANGAPRAAIQEILNCVTTEAAIPIVDKYSMNYVYNVLASRASMRAERYVFGDFKVGTVIVTLAGEILGIDDTAREIGGSLGWSI from the coding sequence ATTTTGAAAAAACTGCGATCAGGAATTACAACTGGTACCTGTGCCGCTGCAGCTACAAAGGCGGCTTTGTTTGCGTGGCGGGGTGAAAGCCGAGATGAAGTGGAGGTAACAACACCACAAGGTATTGTTCTAAGTGTAAAAGTTGCGTCCTCTGTTGGTTATTCTAACGGCGGACAGGCCTCGGTAATTAAAGACGCCGGTGACGATCCTGACATAACGAATGGCTTAGAAATTACAGTCTCAGTTGAGGTTGTAACTAATCAAGCGATAATTATTAAAGCGGGTACTGGGGTAGGTATAGTAACTAAACCGGGATTATCAGTACCTGTAGGGCAACCGGCCATTAATCCGGGACCTCAAAAAATGATTATTCAGGCAGTTCGCGATGTGCTTAATGATAATCTGGGAGCAATTGTTACAGTATCAATTCCTGATGGTGAAACGCTCGCTAAGCGAACACTTAATCCTATATTAGGAGTTGTCGGTGGCATCTCTATAATCGGGACAACAGGTATTGTTGAACCAATGTCAGAAGATGCCTTTAAAAATTCTTTAACACCACAAATTAGTGTCGTAAAAGCAGCCGGTTTTGATGATATTATCTTTGTCCCCGGAAAAATTGGTCATGATATAGCTGTTAAGTACAAACTACCAAAAGAACAAATAGTACAAACAAGCAATTTTATTGGTCATATGCTGGAGAGCGCAGCTCATTTCAAAATCAAGCGAGTTCTTTTATTCGGGCATTTAGGTAAACTGGTCAAAGTAGCAGCAGGTATATTCCACACCCATAACAGAGTAGCTGACGGAAGATTAGAGACACTGGCGGCTTATATGGCAGCAAACGGAGCCCCGCGTGCAGCAATCCAGGAAATACTTAACTGCGTTACAACAGAGGCAGCTATACCAATTGTCGATAAATATTCAATGAACTATGTATATAATGTTTTAGCATCTCGGGCTAGCATGAGGGCCGAGCGTTATGTTTTTGGTGACTTTAAAGTTGGAACGGTAATTGTAACATTAGCCGGCGAAATACTCGGAATAGACGATACAGCACGAGAAATTGGAGGTAGCCTTGGATGGAGCATATAA
- the cobJ gene encoding precorrin-3B C(17)-methyltransferase yields the protein MRSGSAFNGTNKQPAVDQSQISGCDCSNSRGQLAVIGIGPGSALDMSPRARNSIVGADVVVGYNTYLKLVEELITTQEIIGTGMMQEVDRCSAAVEEAMKGKKVAVVSSGDPGIYGMAGLVLELVQQYPEGQRPEVVIIPGISAVGAAAAILGAPLMHDFSVISLSDLLTPWELIKKRVEMAAAGDFVIALYNPKSHRRVNQIEEVREIVLNHRSAATPVGIVNSASRPSESMTIATLDNFTKEHIDMFSLVIIGNSQTYVKDGRMITPRGYKL from the coding sequence ATGCGAAGCGGCAGCGCTTTTAATGGGACAAACAAACAACCTGCTGTTGACCAAAGCCAAATATCCGGGTGTGACTGTAGCAATAGCCGAGGTCAATTAGCCGTCATCGGCATTGGTCCTGGTTCGGCTCTTGATATGAGTCCCCGGGCCAGAAACAGCATTGTTGGAGCCGATGTGGTAGTCGGTTATAATACCTACCTCAAATTAGTAGAAGAGCTAATTACTACACAAGAGATTATCGGGACGGGAATGATGCAAGAGGTTGATCGCTGTAGTGCCGCTGTAGAAGAAGCCATGAAAGGCAAAAAAGTTGCCGTTGTCTCAAGCGGTGATCCAGGCATCTACGGAATGGCCGGACTAGTCCTGGAACTTGTCCAACAATATCCTGAAGGCCAGCGGCCGGAGGTTGTTATTATTCCAGGTATAAGTGCCGTCGGGGCCGCCGCTGCTATACTTGGGGCGCCTCTAATGCATGACTTTTCCGTAATCAGTCTAAGTGACCTGTTAACACCTTGGGAATTAATAAAAAAGCGCGTTGAAATGGCTGCTGCCGGAGACTTTGTAATTGCGCTCTATAATCCCAAAAGCCATCGTCGCGTAAATCAAATCGAAGAGGTTAGAGAAATTGTCTTAAACCACCGTTCAGCTGCAACGCCGGTTGGCATCGTGAACAGTGCAAGCCGTCCAAGTGAGAGTATGACGATTGCTACACTTGATAATTTTACTAAAGAACACATTGATATGTTCTCGTTGGTCATAATCGGCAATAGCCAGACTTACGTAAAAGATGGACGCATGATTACCCCGCGAGGCTATAAACTATGA
- a CDS encoding cobalt-precorrin 5A hydrolase, whose amino-acid sequence MKIAIITVTNNGAILADKLVRNFDGDITLFQKVGRNPTLTGFVYTSLSSLMNDIFNKYDALIFIMAAGIVVRVIAPFVNDKRFDPAVVVMDDQGQHVISLLSGHIGGANELTLKISRILGAEAVITTATDVADKPAADLLAAKLGLAIEPFDSLKDINAAIANNDTVEFFADFDSPEYEHYKLATNTLGIKMENIAMLSKIEFSAAVLITSKHYTLKKPHIYLRKPNLAVGIGCRRGTSQTAIWRAVEDACSKIGRSLQSITMLGSTVLKSDEDGLLEFAAKIDVPIKFFNNQELKSCIEINNLEVSRFVEKEIGVGNVCEAAALLMGQTNNLLLTKAKYPGVTVAIAEVN is encoded by the coding sequence ATGAAAATCGCTATCATCACAGTGACTAATAACGGCGCTATTCTTGCCGATAAGTTAGTTCGCAATTTTGATGGAGATATAACGCTTTTCCAAAAAGTGGGGCGTAACCCTACACTTACTGGCTTTGTTTATACTAGTCTTAGTTCGCTAATGAACGATATTTTTAATAAATATGATGCTCTCATTTTTATCATGGCAGCGGGGATCGTCGTTCGGGTCATAGCCCCATTTGTAAACGACAAACGATTTGATCCTGCCGTCGTAGTGATGGATGATCAAGGCCAGCACGTAATCAGTTTACTGTCTGGGCACATTGGCGGCGCAAATGAATTAACGCTAAAAATTAGCCGAATATTAGGAGCAGAAGCTGTAATCACTACTGCAACAGACGTAGCCGATAAGCCCGCCGCAGATTTGCTTGCCGCTAAACTTGGACTGGCCATCGAACCCTTCGATAGTCTAAAAGATATCAATGCTGCAATTGCCAACAATGATACAGTTGAATTTTTTGCCGACTTTGATTCACCTGAATATGAGCATTATAAACTTGCAACAAACACATTAGGAATTAAAATGGAAAATATCGCCATGCTTAGTAAAATTGAATTTTCTGCTGCTGTTCTTATTACCAGCAAGCACTATACTCTCAAAAAACCCCACATTTACTTAAGAAAACCAAATCTTGCTGTCGGCATTGGTTGCCGCAGAGGCACATCACAGACGGCAATTTGGCGAGCAGTCGAAGATGCCTGTAGCAAAATTGGGCGCAGTCTTCAAAGTATTACAATGCTTGGCAGCACCGTTTTAAAAAGCGATGAAGACGGCCTGCTTGAATTTGCGGCCAAAATAGATGTTCCAATAAAGTTTTTTAATAATCAGGAACTTAAGTCTTGCATTGAAATAAATAACCTTGAAGTGTCCAGATTCGTGGAAAAAGAGATAGGAGTTGGAAATGTATGCGAAGCGGCAGCGCTTTTAATGGGACAAACAAACAACCTGCTGTTGACCAAAGCCAAATATCCGGGTGTGACTGTAGCAATAGCCGAGGTCAATTAG
- the cobK gene encoding precorrin-6A reductase, translated as MILVLAGTKDGRQLAANLAQAGHQVVVSVVSKHGRDLAAQNNLVVNTDKLDANAMVQFIQFNHIKLVIDGSHPYAVNVSQNAIKACQITNTKYLRYERPALDLPYYDKLHIVTSYHQAARQAANLGQVIFLTTGSRMLGIFTAEPKLKNHRLIARVLPDPQVITQCVELGFGLNDIIALQGPFSHQLNYAMFKDFGAEVLIMKNSGQIGGSDTKLSAAMELNLSIIVIDRPKINYDKVVFNYDQILEYVQEVFK; from the coding sequence ATGATTCTGGTTTTGGCCGGTACTAAGGACGGAAGACAGTTAGCAGCTAATCTCGCTCAAGCCGGCCATCAGGTTGTAGTTTCAGTAGTAAGCAAGCATGGCAGGGACTTAGCCGCGCAGAATAATCTCGTCGTTAATACAGACAAGCTAGACGCGAACGCTATGGTGCAATTCATTCAATTTAATCATATCAAACTAGTGATTGATGGGAGTCACCCTTACGCTGTCAACGTGTCCCAAAATGCTATAAAGGCTTGTCAAATTACTAACACAAAGTATTTGCGTTACGAGAGGCCTGCACTTGATTTACCATATTATGATAAGCTTCATATTGTGACAAGCTATCACCAAGCAGCCCGCCAAGCAGCTAATCTTGGGCAAGTAATTTTTTTGACAACGGGCAGCCGAATGCTTGGAATTTTTACGGCGGAGCCAAAGCTAAAAAACCATCGGTTAATTGCTAGGGTACTGCCTGATCCTCAAGTAATAACGCAGTGTGTCGAGCTTGGATTCGGTCTTAACGATATAATTGCTTTACAAGGGCCATTCTCCCATCAGTTGAATTACGCGATGTTCAAGGATTTCGGCGCTGAAGTCCTTATCATGAAGAATAGCGGACAGATAGGGGGCAGTGATACTAAGCTTTCTGCCGCCATGGAACTAAACCTGTCAATTATCGTAATTGACAGGCCAAAAATTAACTACGACAAAGTTGTTTTCAACTACGATCAGATATTAGAGTACGTTCAGGAGGTTTTTAAATGA
- the cobI gene encoding precorrin-2 C(20)-methyltransferase, whose amino-acid sequence MIQQGKFYGIGVGPGAPDLLTVRAANILKTVDIVCVPRSSKENDSVALKVAGSYISDKTEILEISTPMTRDTAVLNAEWESGAAVIAKKLYEGKSVAFITIGDAMLFSTYTYILKKLKSLLPGVYTESIPGITSFSATAAFINTALAEGSEKLAIIPAIEDPNELRSILAKFPNAVLMKVAGKFNEIVEVLDELQLKNKAVYVSKLGYPDQFITYDLDSLKNTKRDYLSLILVKREGF is encoded by the coding sequence ATGATACAACAAGGTAAGTTCTATGGTATCGGGGTAGGCCCCGGAGCGCCTGATTTATTAACTGTTCGGGCGGCTAATATATTGAAGACTGTTGACATTGTCTGCGTGCCGCGGTCTAGCAAAGAGAATGACAGTGTTGCCTTAAAGGTCGCTGGCTCCTATATATCAGATAAAACAGAAATTCTTGAGATTTCAACGCCTATGACTCGTGATACAGCTGTTTTAAATGCAGAATGGGAAAGCGGAGCCGCAGTAATTGCAAAAAAATTATATGAAGGAAAGAGCGTTGCCTTTATAACCATCGGTGATGCAATGCTTTTTAGTACCTATACCTATATTCTCAAAAAACTAAAAAGTTTACTACCAGGCGTTTATACCGAAAGCATTCCAGGAATTACATCGTTCTCGGCAACTGCTGCTTTTATCAATACAGCTTTGGCCGAAGGAAGTGAAAAGTTGGCCATTATTCCAGCTATCGAAGACCCCAACGAGCTTAGGTCTATTCTTGCCAAATTCCCCAACGCCGTCTTAATGAAGGTAGCCGGGAAGTTTAATGAAATTGTTGAGGTTCTTGATGAGCTTCAGTTGAAAAACAAAGCTGTCTATGTCAGTAAACTAGGCTACCCAGATCAGTTTATAACCTATGATTTAGATAGTCTCAAGAATACAAAGCGCGATTATCTATCCTTAATATTAGTTAAGCGGGAGGGCTTTTAG
- a CDS encoding cob(I)yrinic acid a,c-diamide adenosyltransferase yields the protein MDKKGLLRIFTGDGKGKTTAALGSAVRAAGLNRRVSVVQFLKGTGYTGELFAVNLIKPPIEIKQFGFGCPISAQIKAGTAVCNKCGRCFRENRNPLNNFAPQALAYVREVLSNDNIDLLIMDEISHALKHGLIKIDDVLEIVKSRSYHVEIILTGRNMPPELMSIADEITICYPVKHPMTSGLDARRGIEY from the coding sequence ATGGATAAAAAAGGCTTATTACGTATTTTTACTGGCGACGGTAAAGGCAAAACCACTGCAGCTTTAGGCTCGGCTGTTCGAGCAGCCGGACTAAATCGCCGAGTCTCGGTTGTTCAGTTTCTAAAAGGAACCGGATATACCGGAGAACTCTTTGCTGTTAATTTAATCAAACCGCCAATTGAAATTAAACAATTTGGATTTGGTTGTCCTATCTCGGCTCAAATTAAAGCCGGAACAGCTGTTTGCAATAAATGCGGACGTTGTTTTCGAGAAAACCGTAATCCGCTAAATAACTTTGCACCCCAGGCTTTAGCTTACGTCCGTGAAGTTCTTAGTAACGATAACATCGACCTGCTAATTATGGACGAAATCAGCCATGCCCTTAAACACGGATTAATAAAAATTGATGATGTTCTTGAGATTGTCAAGTCAAGATCTTACCATGTCGAAATAATTTTAACGGGTCGCAATATGCCGCCTGAGTTAATGAGTATTGCTGATGAAATAACAATTTGCTACCCAGTTAAGCACCCAATGACAAGCGGCCTGGATGCGCGAAGGGGAATTGAATACTAA
- a CDS encoding precorrin-8X methylmutase has product MDYITQPAVIEARSMEIIRPYLAGYNLSPQEIKVFSRIIHASGDPDYAKVIKIHPEAIAAGCKALKAGCQIYCDVEMVRTGINKRRLAELGGAVNCLINDEAIAITAKKLGITRSMAAMRSFGQQLDGSIIAIGNAPTALFEVLNMMKETGIRPALIIGVPVGFVGAAESKDLLAVTSDVPYITVLGNKGGSPIAAATTNALLYMLE; this is encoded by the coding sequence ATGGATTACATAACTCAACCTGCTGTCATTGAAGCCCGCAGCATGGAGATAATAAGGCCATATTTGGCAGGTTATAATCTATCACCGCAGGAAATAAAAGTTTTCTCACGCATAATTCATGCATCTGGTGATCCGGATTATGCAAAAGTTATTAAGATTCACCCCGAAGCGATAGCCGCAGGTTGTAAGGCACTCAAAGCAGGTTGCCAAATCTACTGCGACGTGGAAATGGTACGCACTGGCATTAACAAACGGCGCCTTGCCGAATTAGGCGGCGCTGTAAATTGCTTAATAAATGATGAAGCCATTGCCATTACAGCGAAAAAGCTTGGTATAACACGTTCTATGGCAGCTATGAGATCTTTCGGACAGCAGCTGGATGGTTCAATAATTGCTATCGGTAATGCTCCTACCGCACTCTTTGAAGTCCTTAATATGATGAAAGAAACAGGTATCCGGCCAGCGTTAATTATCGGTGTTCCGGTAGGCTTTGTCGGAGCCGCTGAATCCAAAGACTTGTTAGCGGTTACCTCCGATGTTCCCTATATCACAGTATTAGGGAATAAGGGTGGCAGTCCGATTGCTGCTGCAACCACCAACGCTTTACTCTATATGTTGGAGTAA
- the cbiT gene encoding precorrin-6Y C5,15-methyltransferase (decarboxylating) subunit CbiT, with product MTQLGIKDELFIRGKIPMTKQEIRILVMAKAMIKPDDIIIDIGAGTGSISIEAALQASSGHVYAIERNSEGVALISANADNFKVKNITVISGNAPIALNGLPQADVIFIGGSGGHLKDILAKTDELLKQGGRLIVTAVTIETLYQALTIMQSNGNYEISASGVQVTRIKQVAAVNMLEALNPIYIIACIKGGHNDTTR from the coding sequence ATGACTCAACTAGGCATTAAAGACGAACTTTTTATCAGGGGAAAAATCCCGATGACAAAGCAAGAAATACGTATCCTAGTCATGGCCAAGGCAATGATTAAGCCTGACGATATAATAATTGATATCGGGGCCGGTACTGGCTCAATATCAATAGAAGCGGCTCTACAGGCTAGTAGTGGACATGTATATGCTATTGAGCGAAATTCAGAGGGCGTTGCCTTAATCAGCGCGAACGCCGATAATTTTAAAGTCAAAAATATTACTGTTATATCTGGAAACGCACCAATTGCTCTCAACGGTCTACCACAAGCAGACGTCATTTTTATTGGCGGCAGCGGCGGACATTTAAAGGATATTTTAGCTAAGACTGATGAACTGCTGAAACAAGGTGGACGACTTATCGTTACGGCAGTAACAATAGAAACACTTTACCAAGCATTAACAATTATGCAAAGTAATGGTAACTATGAAATATCAGCTTCAGGAGTTCAAGTAACAAGAATAAAACAAGTAGCGGCAGTCAACATGCTTGAAGCACTTAATCCAATTTATATAATTGCGTGTATTAAAGGAGGTCACAATGATACAACAAGGTAA
- a CDS encoding cobalamin biosynthesis protein CbiX, protein MSLGIVVLGHGSRASVAEANQVAFEVASLVKLKSGEQLVETAIMNRESGLAGIDEAVEKLINNGATKIIIAPMFLANGVHIQSDIPEEIAVLETKFPGVPIKMAAHIGPDPRIADILLERIREAM, encoded by the coding sequence ATGAGTTTAGGAATAGTAGTACTTGGTCACGGCAGCCGTGCTAGCGTAGCGGAGGCTAATCAGGTTGCCTTTGAAGTAGCATCATTAGTCAAATTAAAATCAGGAGAACAACTCGTTGAGACGGCAATTATGAACCGTGAATCTGGATTAGCCGGTATCGATGAAGCCGTTGAAAAACTAATCAATAACGGCGCAACCAAAATAATAATCGCGCCGATGTTCTTGGCTAACGGGGTTCACATTCAATCGGATATTCCGGAAGAAATCGCTGTTTTAGAAACCAAATTTCCCGGCGTGCCTATTAAAATGGCCGCTCATATCGGTCCCGATCCTCGCATTGCTGACATACTGTTAGAACGTATTCGGGAGGCAATGTAA